The following is a genomic window from Brevibacterium limosum.
TTTATAGACCAATTGTGCGTGTTCCTCATCGAAACTGAGAGGGACTGGCTTCTTGTCCGCCAAAAGACGACTGACGGTCTCAATTTCGTCGATGTCGCCGCGAACGGCAAGGTCTACCAGGATCTGTGACTCGGGCACGCCGTGGTCACGAATGTTTGAGTTCCAAAGGGGCGCGACTACTTCGCGGAACTCCTTCACCATGGCTTCACGTTCAGCTCGGTCGTGAGTAGCAAGCATCTTCTTTCCGAACACAGACTTGACCCCGGCTGCTCCGATGATCGGACGCCGGAGTAGATGGTCGCGACGCTCGCCTGGCTCAGTATTGTCGTCGATTGTTTTGATGAGGGTAAGGATTCGAGAAAGATGCTTTCGCGGAGGTTGACCGGTTGCGGTGATATTAGTTCCGTCGTCTCTGCCTCGGAGCCAATAATAGACCTGGTCAGCCAGTATCGAAATGTGCGGGCTGTGAAGATAGGCCTTCATCGTGAACGGTTGATCTTCGCCTATCTTGTAGCCGAGCGGGAATCGGATGTCATGGTCCATCAAGATCGACCTGCGGAACAGTTTCCATGCTCCGAGCGTCGAATGTGCCTTGGAATCGATGAAATCGACGGCGAAAAGTGTCTTACCGAAAGCAGTCGAAGGTACATTTCCGGCCCTCTTCTCCCCGAACAGTCCCATCTTGCCGAGTACGACCCCTGAGCCTGTGCTGTCCGCGACCTCGGTCAGCCGGGAGAGTGCATTGGGGGAGAATTTGTCATCCGCGTCGAGGAAGAAGACGTAGCGGCCACGGGCTCGTTCGAGTCCAAAGTTGCGGGGCGCAGCAGCAGAGCCACTGTTGGGAATCGAGTGGACGTGAAGGTCGATGCAGTCCGCAGCCAGTTCGTTGAGCATATTCAGTGAATTGTCTGTCGACCCATCGTCCACAGCAATAATCTCTAGTGCTCCGGCGTGCATGTCCTGGGCTCTTACGGATTCGATCGTTTCCTGGATGTACTTTTCGCAGTTGTACACAGGGATGACCACGCTGACATCAACCCCGGTTGGGTCGGGGACTGTCGTTGCGGGCAATTCAGTCATCTTGGCTCCAGAGCAATGTTCACATGTCGCGGGGGAACTCGCGCGAGCTACTATGCTACATCTGCTGTTGCGTGAATCTGGGGAGGCGCGTCGACTTTGAAAATGTGAGGGCCCCTGGTCGACGGCCCGAATCGAACGTGAGCTTCTGGCTGGCCCTGTGGCTGAACCACTCGAAACTATCAAATCCGTCAGTGTCTATTGCCAAAATCGCAACTTGTGTGCAGACTGTACAGGTGGTCACGACAAGCGAAGGTGCGGACAGCACACAGAATTCCCTGGTGCTCCGTGTCCGCAACGCCATCAAAGACGCGGGAATCAACCACAGCGAAGTCGCCCGACGGATCGGGCTCGACGCCTCCAAACTCTCGAAATCCCTGGCCGGGACCCGCAAGTTCCGGGTCGAGGAGATCTCAGGCATCTCCGAACTCACCGGAGTCACCACCGACTGGCTCACGACCGGTCGCAGGGCGGGGCCGCCTCGGCGGGTGATTGTCACCGACGTACCCGCCCAGCACCGTGAAGTACCGGACGTAGTCGATGACGGGACGCGCGCTGACGCACACGCTGCCGGGGGAGCTGCCGCCGGTCCGGCACCGACGAAGGAGTGGATGTCGAAGGGGACTCGCAATCGGCTGAAGATCATCGCGGCTGCCTGGTGGCTCTATGCCGATCTCGGCATCGACAAAGTCCGCACCGAAGACGTCGCGGACGCGGCCGGGGTGAGCGCCTCGGCGGTGAACTACCACTTCCGGACGAAAGACCAGCTGCTGCAGGCGGCCCTGCGCTACTCCCTCGATGTCATCGCCGAGACCCGCCACCTCAACGATTCCGCCGACCCCATCGGCGTGCTCCGCCACTTCGCACGCATCCATGCCGGAGTCGATCCGAAGATCCGGAGAGTGTGGTCGATCTGGCTCCAATGCTGGGCCCGTGCAGCCACCGACGAAAGCGCCCGCGCGAACCTCACCGCCGTCTACGGCGAATGGATGGACATGATCATGACAATCATCGACAGCGGCCAGCGCACGGGAGCGATCCGAACCGGCAACACCGCCCTCATGGTCAAATCCCTCTCGATCTTCATCGACGGCCTCGGCGTGGCCCGCACCACCGAGCACATGCCCATCACCGATGACGAGGCACTGACCATGCTCGAGAACTACCTCGCCGCTCACGTCCTCACCGGCGACACACACGACACCCGAACCCCGAAGTCAGACCGGGTCGCCGCTGCCGGCCGACCCGAACCGACGTCCTAGGAAGAAGGCACATGAGAACACCGAACCGAAGACAAGCGCTGGGCGCAGGCCTTGCCGTGGCCGGCGTCGCGGGCTTGAGCGCCTGCGGAGGCGGAGAGGTCGGCGCCGCCGATGCCGGCGACCCCGTCAAGGGCGGGACCCTGCGCGTCGGCGTCACCGGCGGCAATTCGGCCGACACCGTCGACGCCCATATTCCCGTCAACAACGGTGACGTCTGCCGTTCCGTCAACCTCTACAACGCCCTCTTCGGCTGGGACGACGACTCACAGGTCGTGCCGCTGCTGGCCGAATCGATCGAGGCCAACTCCGACTCCACAGTCTGGACGTGCACGCTCAAGGAGGGCATCAAGTTCTCCGACGGCAAACCGATCACCCCCGAAGACGTCGTCTTCACCTTCGAGCGGATCAACGACCCGGACGATCCGAAGACTGCGGCCGCGAACTTCTCCATGCTCGACAAGGTCGTCGCCAAGGGAGACCGGGCCGTGGAGTTCCGACTCAATGAGGCCAACGGCCTGTTCAAGGATGCCGTCGCCGAATACACCGCCGGCATCGTGCCCGTCGGCTACGACCCGAAGGATCCGGTGTGCTCCGGGCCGTTCAAACTCAAGTCCTTCACCGCCGCCCAGTCGACCGTGCTCGTGCCCAACGAGTACTACTTCGACCACGACAAGCTCTACCTCGATGAGGTGGAGGTGCTGAACTTCAACGACGACGACGCCCTCATCAACGCCCTCCTGTCCACACAGGTCGATGCGATCGCCGGCATCCCGCTGGCCCTCGTCGAAGTCATCGGCGCCGACGAGCGCATGACCATCCTCAACTCGAAGACCGGCATGTGGCTGCCCTTCACCATGCGCGTGGACAAGAAGCCCTTCGACGACGTCAAGGTCCGACAGGCCTTCCGCCTCGTCGTCGACCGCCCGCAGATGATCGAACAGGTGCTCTCGGGCTACGGGACGCTGGGCAACGACATGTTCGGACCGCTGAGTGAGAACTACCCGAAGTTCCCACAGCGCAAACAGGACATCGACAAAGCGAAGAAGCTCCTCGCCGAGGCGGGCTACCCCGACGGGCTCGAGGTCGAACTCGTCACCGCCCCCATCCAATCCGGCGCCGTCGAATCCGCGCAGGTCTTCGCCCAGCAGGCCGCCGACGCCGGAATCACGGTCAAGATCCGCAAGGTCGACGCGACGACGTTCTTCGGCGACGAGTATCTGCAGTGGGACTTCGCTCAGGACTTCTGGTACACCCGCGACTTCATGCCGCAGGTCATCGCCTGCTCCCTGGCCGAATCACCGTTCAACGAAACGCATTGGGACGACCCGCAGTTCAACAAGGTCTTCGCCAAGGCCCGCGCCATCCCCGACGCCGGGGAGCGCCGGGACCTCGAGCACGAGCTGCAGAAGATGCTCTATGACGACGGCGGGTACATCGTGTGGGGCTTCGCCAACCAGGTCGACGCCTTCCAGAAGTACGTGGGAGGCCTCGTCCCCAACTCCACAGGACGGCCCCTGAGCGGTTGGAGATTCGACCGCGTGTGGATCGGAGAGGTGTGACATGTTCGGAAAAGTGATCGGAAAGCGGCTGCTCTTCTCCGCGTTCATCCTCATCGCGGTCTCACTGCTCGTCTTCGGCGCCACCCTGCTGCTGCCCGGCGACGCCGCGCGAGCCATCCTCGGCCAGCAGGCCACGCCTGAGCGCATCGCGGCCCTCAACGAACAGCTCGGACTCAACCAACCCGCCTGGCAGCGCTACCTCACCTGGCTGGGCGGACTCTTCGTCGGAGACTTCGGAACCTCCTCGGCGACGGGCGGACCGGTCTCCGAACTCCTCGGCGATCGGGTCTGGGCGTCCTTCGTCCTCATGGGACTGGCCGCGATCATCTCCGTGCCGCTGGGCATCGGACTCGGCGTCTATCAGGCCCTGCACCGCGGCGGTCGCCGCGACCAGGGGATGACCGGCATCAGCCTGGTGCTCGCGGCCATGCCCGAGTTCGTCATCGGCATCGGGCTCATCGCGATCTTCGCCACCTCGGTGTTCCAGATCCTGCCCGCCGTGACCCTGGCCCCGCCGGGCGAGCCCGTCTGGAACCGGCCTCAGCAGCTCATCCTGCCGACCCTGACCCTCATCCTCGTCGTCACCCCCTATATCGTGCGGATGATGCGGGCCACGATGATCGAGGTTCTCGATTCCGGATTCGTCGAGATGGCCCGGCTCAAAGGTGTCCCTGAGAAGCGCGTGATCATGCGCCACGCCGTGCCCCATGCGCTCGGTCCCGTCGCGCAGGTCGTGGCGATCCAGCTGGCCTGGCTGGCCGGCGGCGTGGTCGTCGTCGAGTTCCTCTTCCGCTACCCGGGACTCGGGCAGGCGCTCATCGACGCGGTGACCTACCGTGACGTGCAGGTCGTCCAGGCGATCTCCATGCTCGTCGCCGCCGTCTACGTCGTGGTGAACCTGGCGGCCGATGTCGTCGGCATCCTCACCAACCCGAAACTGAGGAGTGCAGCATGAGCACCGATGCGAACAGTCTCGACGACCTCAAATCCGCGGCCACCGACGCCGCCGAGGTGCCCAAGGAATCCCAGACCACCTACGTCCCGTTCTACAAGCGGGTGCTGGCACAGAAGCAGGGCAAGATCGGCCTGACGATCACCGTCGTCATCGTCGTGCTCTCCCTGTGCGGGCCGCTGCTGCTGCCGTGGGCGACGGGCAACACCGCCACCGAGTTCGTCACGAAGCCCTTCAGCCCCTACGGGCTCTTCGGCTCCGACAACCTGGGCCGCGATGTGCTCTCCCGGTTCCTCGCCGGTGGTCTGACCCTCATCGTCTACGGCGTGCTCGCTACCGTCCTCGGCATGGTCGTCGGTGCTCTCCTCGGCATGCTCGCCGCCTATGTCGGAGGCACGTTCGACGCCGTGATCATGCGGCTCAATGACGTCATTCTCGCCATCCCGCAGCTCGTGTTCGCCCTCCTGGCGATCACCGTGCTCGGACCGCAGGGATGGGTGCTCGTGACCGTCATCGGTCTCACCCACGCACCACGCATCGCCCGCGTCGCGAGGTCCGCGACCCTGGGCGTCATCACCGAGGACTACATCAAGGCAGCGGAGATGTACGCGATGCCCCGGTGGAAGGTGCTCATCCGTGAGCTGCTGCCCAACATCACCGGACCGCTGAGCGTGGAGGCAGGCCTGCGCCTGACCTACTCGATCGGCTACATCGCCTCGCTGTCCTTCCTCGGACTCGGCCTGCAGCCGCCCGCGGCTGACTGGGGTCTGATGATCAACGAGAACCGCATCGCCCTGTCCATCCAACCCTGGGGTGTGCTGCTGCCGGTCATCGCGATCGCACTGCTGACCATCGGCACCAACCTGCTCGCGGACTCCTTCGCCCGAGCCACTGCATCAACATCCGTGGAGGCATGATGATCCCGAAGACAGAGACCGTTCGCCACGATGATGCGAACGAACCGAACGAGAAGATCGTCCTGCGCGTGTCCGATCTGCGTGTGCTCACGAACGCCGGCGACGAGATCCTTCACGGAGTCGACTTCGCCCTGTCCCGCGGTGAGATCCTCGGACTCGTCGGCGAATCCGGTTCCGGTAAGACCACGGCCGGCCTGGCCTGCATGGGACACTTCCGAGAAGGTCTGAAGTTCGGATCCGGGTCCGTGAGCATCTGGCCGCGCGGTGATGCCTCCCATCTTGAGGTCGGCGACCTCGACGAGGTGGCCCTGCGAGACCTGCGCGGTTCCCGAATCGCGTACATCCCGCAGGATCCGGCGCTCTCGCTCAACCCCGCCATGCGCGTGGGTGAGCAGATCCGGGAAGTCCTCGACATCCACGGCTTCGGAGCCTCCGATCGTGAGCGAGCCGATCGCGTAGCCGAGGTGCTCGTCGACGTCGGCCTGCCCGGGGATCGGGCCTATCAGCGACGGTGGCCCCATCAGCTCTCCGGCGGTCAGCAGCAGCGCATCGGCATCGCCATGGCCTTCGCCATGTACCCCGACGTGCTCATCCTCGACGAACCGACGACCGGTCTGGACGTGTCCACCCAGTCGGTCGTGCTCGACACGATCCGGCAGATGACGGTGGCGAACAACGTCGCCGGTCTCTACATCACCCACGACCTCGCGGTGATCAAGGACATCTCCGACCGGGTCGCCGTGATGCTGCGCGGCAACCTCGTCGAAGAGGGCCCGGTGTCGGCAGTGCTCGAACGCCCGCAGCATGAGTACACGCAGATGCTCATGGCTGCGGTGCCCGACCTCGCCGGCCGCAAGACCATCGGCGACGGTGCCGCGGAAGCGAAGAAACCGTCCGCAGACGATGACAAGACGCACATCCTCGTCTCTGCGGGGGAGAAGCCCGGGGCCACGGATTCGAGGTCGGAGACGGAACCAGGCGGATCCGAAACGGACGCTTCGGGGACTGACGGGACGGTCGCCTCGGCGGGTCTCGAGTCAGCGGGGGAGGGCAGAGCCGCCTCGGCGAATGCGTCCCTGCTCGAGGTCACGGACCTGGCGCTCGCCTACGGGAAGGCGCAGATCCTCGACGGGATCAACCTGGTCCTGGAGCCGGGGGAGTGCACGATGCTGCTCGGGGAATCCGGGTCGGGCAAGACGACCCTGTCGCAGTGTGTGGCCGGGCTCAACGATGACTACACGGGGTCGGTGAAGCTGCGCGGCACGGAGCTGGCGCGGTCGACGCGCAAACGCACGAACGAGCAGCGGGTGGGCATCCAGTACGTGTTCCAGTCGCCGTTCTCCTCGCTCAATCCGCGGCGGTCGATCGGGCAGTCGCTGACGGTGCCCTTGGAGATGAGCGGCGAGGGAACGGCCGCGAGCCGCAAGGCCGCCGTCGAGGAAGCGCTCGATTCGGTGCGGTTGGGACGAACGTTCTACCACCGGCGCCCCGGCGACCTCTCCGGCGGTGAGCGACAGAGGGCCGCGATCGCCCGAGCGCTCGTCAACGCGCCGTCGGTGATGGTCTGCGATGAGATCACCTCGGCATTGGACGTCAGCGTGCAGGCCTCGATCGTCGCGCTGCTGCGGACCCTGCGGGAGGAGCGGCAGCTGGCGATGCTCTTCGTCACGCACAACATCGCGCTGTCACGGCACATCGCCGACAACCTCGCGGTGCTCAACAAGGGCAAGATCGTCGACTACGGGCCGACCGCCTCGGTGCTGGAGGACCCGTCACACGAGTACACGCGGGCGCTGATTTCGGACGTGCCGAAGTTCTGATGGGGTGGGCTGCTTGCAGCGAGCATGTTGGACCTCCGGGTCGTCTTGGTCTTGGCACACCCAGTGAGTCTGAGGCGGGCATGCTCTGGGCGACTGTCGTTGTCACAGCTAAGGAGGCCCTCCGTGGTGGTCCCAACGTGATCCGCAGTTCCGCTGACTCGCGCCATTCGAAACACCGTTTCCGAGAACATCGTCGCGGCTGGGCATTCAACGGCCTCGTCGCTGATTCTGCCGCACAGGGGCAGGCGGTGACTACGGCAACACACTGCGTCACCGGAGCCGATGTGGATCGAAGTTCTGAGTAATCGGGCTAACCGGTGGATCGGGGCATCGACGATGGGGTGACGCCCCGCCCTCGACTGAGCCTCACTCAGGTGTCGTCGATCCGGTCGTCCTCGTCCTGCTGTTCAGCATAGACGCGCTGGCGCATTCGCTGCCCATGGGTGAGACTCCGCACGTCAAAATCCGAATCGAAACTGGCACCGATGCCGCCCGCCACGACACCCATTGCAGCGCTCAGCCAGGCGATGTCCAAGTAGTTCGCGAATGAAGCCTCTGACTGGATCTGCTGCGTCATAAATTCAGGATCGATGACGACGACGCCGCCGAGGAGGATGAGCGCCACCAGAGTCGCATATAGGGCCACGACCGTGATCAGCAGTGTCAGTACAGTCGACAGGTTGTAGTACATGATGACGGTGGCGAGGCCCTCAGTGACGGGCTTGTCCCAGAGCTTGTGACTGATGATCAACCATCCAACCATCACGATGATGGCAGCCAGCCCGATCGACACGAGCCGGGCCGTGGACAGAAACGTCGACATCTGCCAGATCGAGCTGTAGAAGATGCCGAAGGCCCCGGTCGCGGACGCAGCCGCCAGCGCTCCAGAGAGCTTTGGCACGGTCCGCCAGGGATCATTGGCGATTGTCATTCCGAGTAGCATTCTGGGCCCACCGGTGAAAGTGTGCGCATGCAGGGTCTGGTGATCCTGATCGTCGCGCGTCGACCAATGGCTCCAATTCAGCAGATACTTATGTGAGTCGTTGGCCGGATCCCAGGGGACGAGTCTGTTGATCGACGACATGAGGACCTTGAGTAAGCGCTTCTTCGTCGCCCAGGCACCCAAGGTTGGGCACGAGACGATGGCCAGATTGCTGTCGGCATGGATTTCGGCGACCAGGGGATCGCCTTGGGTGTGCCGAGGAATCTCCGTGAGGACGAGGAGGATGTCGGTGTCGTCATAGTCCTCGCGAAGTTCGGTGACAGCATCGAGGTCGAGCTCTTGGTCCGGCGTGAGGCGAAGCGCATTCGTGCGCGTACGGAGGGTTGTCTGTACGC
Proteins encoded in this region:
- a CDS encoding glycosyltransferase family 2 protein — protein: MTELPATTVPDPTGVDVSVVIPVYNCEKYIQETIESVRAQDMHAGALEIIAVDDGSTDNSLNMLNELAADCIDLHVHSIPNSGSAAAPRNFGLERARGRYVFFLDADDKFSPNALSRLTEVADSTGSGVVLGKMGLFGEKRAGNVPSTAFGKTLFAVDFIDSKAHSTLGAWKLFRRSILMDHDIRFPLGYKIGEDQPFTMKAYLHSPHISILADQVYYWLRGRDDGTNITATGQPPRKHLSRILTLIKTIDDNTEPGERRDHLLRRPIIGAAGVKSVFGKKMLATHDRAEREAMVKEFREVVAPLWNSNIRDHGVPESQILVDLAVRGDIDEIETVSRLLADKKPVPLSFDEEHAQLVYKPRAGDSVGDLRVRLHQSLESITSTADAITIRGEFGVAGLDRAPDSAHIIFRHRKLGTKVTSKIDTSRTYTRRFGTRVRFSNEVPISKLADSGIWEIFIKAKWSSTVVRERLGLSRAPGLDIAPRLIGDPVEGVVFFDQSGGLSVDLGPTEKHLDPVKRHELHVVDQFEVGRSVVLVIGGQVSNMKAASYQATSTARSKAARLIVHSTDQASIVIPRSAAKKQGCAIKLKDAEGNSVEIALAELRD
- a CDS encoding ABC transporter substrate-binding protein produces the protein MRTPNRRQALGAGLAVAGVAGLSACGGGEVGAADAGDPVKGGTLRVGVTGGNSADTVDAHIPVNNGDVCRSVNLYNALFGWDDDSQVVPLLAESIEANSDSTVWTCTLKEGIKFSDGKPITPEDVVFTFERINDPDDPKTAAANFSMLDKVVAKGDRAVEFRLNEANGLFKDAVAEYTAGIVPVGYDPKDPVCSGPFKLKSFTAAQSTVLVPNEYYFDHDKLYLDEVEVLNFNDDDALINALLSTQVDAIAGIPLALVEVIGADERMTILNSKTGMWLPFTMRVDKKPFDDVKVRQAFRLVVDRPQMIEQVLSGYGTLGNDMFGPLSENYPKFPQRKQDIDKAKKLLAEAGYPDGLEVELVTAPIQSGAVESAQVFAQQAADAGITVKIRKVDATTFFGDEYLQWDFAQDFWYTRDFMPQVIACSLAESPFNETHWDDPQFNKVFAKARAIPDAGERRDLEHELQKMLYDDGGYIVWGFANQVDAFQKYVGGLVPNSTGRPLSGWRFDRVWIGEV
- a CDS encoding ABC transporter permease codes for the protein MFGKVIGKRLLFSAFILIAVSLLVFGATLLLPGDAARAILGQQATPERIAALNEQLGLNQPAWQRYLTWLGGLFVGDFGTSSATGGPVSELLGDRVWASFVLMGLAAIISVPLGIGLGVYQALHRGGRRDQGMTGISLVLAAMPEFVIGIGLIAIFATSVFQILPAVTLAPPGEPVWNRPQQLILPTLTLILVVTPYIVRMMRATMIEVLDSGFVEMARLKGVPEKRVIMRHAVPHALGPVAQVVAIQLAWLAGGVVVVEFLFRYPGLGQALIDAVTYRDVQVVQAISMLVAAVYVVVNLAADVVGILTNPKLRSAA
- a CDS encoding ABC transporter permease, producing MSTDANSLDDLKSAATDAAEVPKESQTTYVPFYKRVLAQKQGKIGLTITVVIVVLSLCGPLLLPWATGNTATEFVTKPFSPYGLFGSDNLGRDVLSRFLAGGLTLIVYGVLATVLGMVVGALLGMLAAYVGGTFDAVIMRLNDVILAIPQLVFALLAITVLGPQGWVLVTVIGLTHAPRIARVARSATLGVITEDYIKAAEMYAMPRWKVLIRELLPNITGPLSVEAGLRLTYSIGYIASLSFLGLGLQPPAADWGLMINENRIALSIQPWGVLLPVIAIALLTIGTNLLADSFARATASTSVEA
- a CDS encoding ABC transporter ATP-binding protein, with translation MIPKTETVRHDDANEPNEKIVLRVSDLRVLTNAGDEILHGVDFALSRGEILGLVGESGSGKTTAGLACMGHFREGLKFGSGSVSIWPRGDASHLEVGDLDEVALRDLRGSRIAYIPQDPALSLNPAMRVGEQIREVLDIHGFGASDRERADRVAEVLVDVGLPGDRAYQRRWPHQLSGGQQQRIGIAMAFAMYPDVLILDEPTTGLDVSTQSVVLDTIRQMTVANNVAGLYITHDLAVIKDISDRVAVMLRGNLVEEGPVSAVLERPQHEYTQMLMAAVPDLAGRKTIGDGAAEAKKPSADDDKTHILVSAGEKPGATDSRSETEPGGSETDASGTDGTVASAGLESAGEGRAASANASLLEVTDLALAYGKAQILDGINLVLEPGECTMLLGESGSGKTTLSQCVAGLNDDYTGSVKLRGTELARSTRKRTNEQRVGIQYVFQSPFSSLNPRRSIGQSLTVPLEMSGEGTAASRKAAVEEALDSVRLGRTFYHRRPGDLSGGERQRAAIARALVNAPSVMVCDEITSALDVSVQASIVALLRTLREERQLAMLFVTHNIALSRHIADNLAVLNKGKIVDYGPTASVLEDPSHEYTRALISDVPKF
- a CDS encoding TetR family transcriptional regulator C-terminal domain-containing protein, which encodes MVTTSEGADSTQNSLVLRVRNAIKDAGINHSEVARRIGLDASKLSKSLAGTRKFRVEEISGISELTGVTTDWLTTGRRAGPPRRVIVTDVPAQHREVPDVVDDGTRADAHAAGGAAAGPAPTKEWMSKGTRNRLKIIAAAWWLYADLGIDKVRTEDVADAAGVSASAVNYHFRTKDQLLQAALRYSLDVIAETRHLNDSADPIGVLRHFARIHAGVDPKIRRVWSIWLQCWARAATDESARANLTAVYGEWMDMIMTIIDSGQRTGAIRTGNTALMVKSLSIFIDGLGVARTTEHMPITDDEALTMLENYLAAHVLTGDTHDTRTPKSDRVAAAGRPEPTS